The proteins below are encoded in one region of Planctomycetota bacterium:
- a CDS encoding glycosyltransferase family 4 protein, producing MTRLLVVSHTAKLGGGEIALANLLTHLHQADDDRFKPEVVVFEDGPLVDRLGSVGIPTTLMPLGEQIRAASKDATGIRSIGKLPAAMKFVGRLKRHIRQSGAELVYCNSLKADVLGGVAARLAGVPCIWHVRDRVEPDYLPAKVVPVFRKLAAWVPAGVAANSEHTLATLHLPREKPTQVIYSGVVPPAEVADEPDGPPVIGLVGRLAPWKGQHVFLEAAARVRADIPDARFRLIGSALFGEDDYERRLRDRAERPDLSGAVEFSGFRDDIWSALAELNLVVHASVTPEPFGQVVVEAMAARRAVIATDGGGVRETVVDGQTGVLIAMGDEDRMAESMARQIVRLLRDDDLRHRMAAAGRDRALSTFHISQTSQTCLTLIDEVLSRRARR from the coding sequence ATGACGCGGCTGCTCGTGGTGAGTCACACCGCCAAGCTCGGCGGCGGCGAGATCGCGCTCGCAAACCTTCTCACCCATCTACACCAAGCGGATGACGACCGCTTTAAGCCCGAGGTTGTCGTGTTCGAGGATGGGCCGCTGGTCGATCGGCTCGGTTCGGTCGGCATCCCGACGACGCTGATGCCGCTCGGAGAGCAGATCCGTGCCGCGAGTAAGGACGCCACCGGCATCCGGTCGATCGGCAAACTGCCCGCCGCGATGAAGTTCGTTGGCCGACTCAAACGCCACATCCGGCAAAGCGGTGCCGAGCTGGTGTACTGTAACTCGCTCAAGGCCGACGTGCTCGGCGGTGTGGCGGCGCGGCTCGCGGGCGTGCCTTGCATCTGGCATGTGCGTGACCGGGTGGAGCCCGACTACCTGCCGGCGAAAGTGGTGCCGGTGTTCAGGAAGTTGGCCGCGTGGGTGCCGGCGGGTGTCGCGGCCAACTCCGAACACACGCTCGCAACGCTGCACTTGCCGCGGGAGAAGCCGACGCAGGTGATCTACTCGGGCGTGGTGCCGCCGGCCGAGGTGGCGGACGAGCCGGACGGTCCGCCGGTGATCGGGCTGGTCGGGCGGTTGGCGCCGTGGAAAGGTCAGCACGTGTTCCTCGAAGCGGCAGCCCGAGTTCGCGCGGACATTCCAGACGCGCGGTTTCGTTTGATCGGTTCGGCGTTGTTTGGCGAGGATGATTACGAACGCCGCCTGCGCGATCGGGCGGAGCGGCCGGACTTGTCCGGGGCGGTGGAGTTCAGTGGGTTTCGGGACGACATCTGGTCGGCACTTGCCGAGTTGAACCTGGTGGTCCACGCGTCTGTAACGCCTGAACCGTTTGGGCAGGTCGTGGTCGAAGCGATGGCCGCGCGGCGGGCCGTGATCGCGACCGATGGCGGCGGTGTCCGGGAAACGGTCGTCGACGGGCAGACCGGCGTACTCATCGCGATGGGAGACGAAGACCGAATGGCCGAGTCGATGGCACGCCAGATCGTCCGACTGTTGCGTGACGACGACCTCCGACATCGGATGGCGGCGGCGGGCCGGGACCGGGCGCTGTCGACCTTCCACATTTCTCAGACTAGCCAAACCTGCCTGACGTTAATCGACGAGGTATTGTCTAGGCGGGCGAGGCGTTGA